A single Deinococcus misasensis DSM 22328 DNA region contains:
- a CDS encoding NAD(P)H-hydrate dehydratase — MHFVFTSAQIRALDQSLLDHGLLEVTVENAGRSVAERLHLHAPEARVLVVAGKGFNGADALVAARHLLALGHRVRVLAHPEAHAASVQKWQVFGALEPLNADALHGAFPASDVVLEGLLGTGFRPPLKPEFQEVIAALNASGLPIFSIDLPSGIEADVAVQPEQAIQATVTLALAGLKPCHLFDPARKWSGRTEVLSIGVPESHMEQFTTVQTLESRNVRLWLPDRDQSAHKGSAGEVWVLGGRKGMTGCVALSALAALRTGSGLVRFSSTVPVEHAPMESIGHEIQSWQEAKHLPFKGAVALGMGLGEEAPQVALDVLEKHLPVVLDADALQVVLKSKGHNKTVFTPHPGEAARMLETTIPELLKDPIQSARALQAQYGGVVVLKGGPTVVANAEQVWINTSGNPGMASAGMGDTLAGIIASLMGQGLSATHAALCGVYLHGRAGDLCFKLHQYGLQASDVSQHLGQAWQTILSGD, encoded by the coding sequence ATGCACTTTGTTTTCACCTCTGCACAAATCCGGGCTCTGGACCAGTCCCTGCTGGACCACGGTTTGCTGGAAGTGACCGTCGAAAATGCAGGTCGCAGTGTTGCCGAAAGGCTGCACCTTCATGCTCCAGAGGCAAGGGTGCTGGTGGTGGCCGGAAAAGGCTTCAATGGAGCAGATGCACTGGTGGCTGCCCGTCACCTGTTGGCCCTCGGGCACAGGGTGAGGGTGCTGGCCCATCCAGAGGCCCACGCTGCCAGTGTGCAAAAATGGCAGGTTTTTGGTGCTCTGGAACCCCTGAACGCAGACGCCTTGCATGGCGCTTTTCCAGCCTCCGATGTGGTGCTGGAAGGCCTGTTGGGGACCGGGTTTCGGCCTCCTCTTAAACCAGAGTTTCAGGAGGTGATTGCAGCCCTGAATGCCAGTGGGTTGCCCATTTTCAGCATTGATTTGCCTTCAGGAATTGAGGCGGATGTGGCTGTACAGCCTGAGCAGGCCATTCAGGCGACTGTGACGCTGGCTCTGGCAGGTCTGAAACCCTGTCACCTGTTTGATCCGGCCCGCAAATGGAGTGGACGCACCGAAGTGCTTTCCATCGGGGTGCCTGAAAGCCACATGGAGCAATTCACCACCGTTCAGACGCTGGAATCCAGAAACGTGCGCCTGTGGCTTCCCGACCGTGACCAGAGCGCCCACAAAGGCAGTGCGGGTGAAGTGTGGGTGCTTGGGGGTCGCAAAGGCATGACCGGATGTGTGGCATTGAGTGCCCTTGCAGCTTTGCGAACGGGCAGTGGACTGGTGCGTTTTTCCAGCACAGTGCCTGTGGAACACGCCCCAATGGAATCCATTGGACATGAAATCCAGTCATGGCAGGAGGCAAAGCACCTGCCTTTCAAAGGGGCGGTTGCCCTCGGGATGGGTCTCGGCGAGGAGGCCCCTCAGGTGGCTCTGGACGTGCTGGAAAAACACCTTCCAGTGGTGCTTGATGCGGATGCCCTCCAGGTCGTTTTGAAGAGCAAAGGCCATAATAAAACCGTGTTCACCCCTCACCCCGGGGAGGCCGCCCGAATGCTGGAAACCACCATTCCAGAGCTCTTGAAAGACCCCATCCAATCTGCCCGAGCCTTGCAAGCCCAGTATGGCGGTGTGGTGGTCCTGAAAGGCGGTCCCACCGTTGTTGCCAATGCAGAGCAGGTCTGGATCAACACCTCTGGAAATCCCGGCATGGCTTCGGCAGGGATGGGGGACACCCTTGCAGGGATCATTGCCAGTTTGATGGGTCAAGGTCTGTCTGCCACCCACGCAGCCCTGTGTGGGGTGTATCTGCATGGACGGGCAGGGGACTTGTGTTTTAAACTTCACCAGTATGGCTTGCAAGCCTCAGATGTCTCCCAGCATCTGGGTCAAGCCTGGCAAACCATCCTCTCTGGAGATTGA
- a CDS encoding PAS domain S-box protein, with translation MTRTGSPEDMQLLCIFRLQLDGSLKHTSWFIEPSPELFEVLQYATDNLQLVDGSTHFRLNDYHLHVGREIGGQGYSVLVYHDAPEETLEHATDNVFYSVFKYSAIGMALVSPEGKWLQVNDALCDLLKYSREELLTMNFQEVSHPEDLQQDLSYLKLLLERKIETYQLLKRYVTREGRLLWAQLNVSLIWRKDGSARFLVAQIQDQTESIQYRDHLEKLNYDLEEAQKTARMSTFLIDLKNHTVTFSKSIRELVGHWKGTMRFRSLQQDFSADQYEAFLNWISRCQDSGQPEEFHLQLSGLVRGTYVLRGKRDQNDPDRILGVLQEP, from the coding sequence ATGACAAGGACAGGCAGCCCGGAGGACATGCAGCTGTTGTGCATTTTTCGCCTGCAATTGGATGGCAGCCTCAAGCACACCTCATGGTTCATTGAACCCAGCCCCGAGCTGTTTGAGGTTTTGCAATATGCCACGGACAATTTGCAACTGGTGGACGGATCCACCCATTTTCGCCTGAACGATTACCATCTGCATGTTGGCCGTGAGATCGGCGGACAGGGATACAGTGTGCTGGTGTACCACGATGCTCCAGAGGAAACCCTGGAACACGCCACCGACAATGTGTTTTATTCGGTGTTCAAGTATTCTGCCATCGGGATGGCTCTGGTCAGTCCTGAAGGCAAGTGGTTGCAGGTCAACGATGCCCTCTGCGACCTGCTCAAGTATTCCCGCGAGGAGTTGCTGACCATGAATTTTCAGGAGGTCAGCCATCCAGAGGATTTGCAGCAGGACCTCAGCTACCTGAAACTGCTGCTGGAACGCAAAATCGAGACCTATCAACTGCTGAAGAGGTATGTGACCCGCGAAGGCCGTTTGCTCTGGGCCCAATTGAATGTCTCTTTGATCTGGCGCAAAGACGGCTCTGCCCGTTTTCTGGTGGCGCAGATTCAGGACCAGACCGAAAGCATCCAGTACCGCGACCATCTGGAAAAACTCAATTACGACCTCGAAGAGGCCCAGAAAACCGCACGGATGTCCACTTTCCTGATCGACCTGAAAAACCACACGGTGACGTTTTCCAAAAGCATCCGTGAACTGGTTGGGCACTGGAAAGGCACCATGCGTTTTCGTTCCCTGCAGCAGGACTTCAGTGCAGACCAGTACGAAGCTTTCCTGAACTGGATCAGTCGCTGTCAGGACTCTGGACAACCCGAGGAGTTTCACCTGCAGCTCAGCGGATTGGTTCGGGGCACCTATGTGCTCAGGGGAAAACGGGATCAGAACGATCCAGACCGCATTCTTGGGGTGCTTCAAGAGCCCTGA
- a CDS encoding FAD-binding oxidoreductase, translated as MKLELEDLLLVTDATETLPDLHQHLPEGVRLRAAKVNLTLGAYLARGGFGELNANPFRHEVLGLTYLSENGPVEAGGIVVKNVSGYDLTRLVIGSGVNAFQSANLRLRPEKASQVYRTTDRLDFQILKAQGWTFSWRTSAHTYVEGDLPCPAGFEPIDFCMDVPTEDVRGPLNLKPEQNDLTRKVLGVLGLQEA; from the coding sequence ATGAAACTGGAACTCGAAGACCTCCTGCTGGTGACAGATGCCACCGAAACCCTGCCTGACCTTCACCAACACCTCCCAGAGGGGGTGCGCCTGCGGGCCGCAAAGGTGAACCTCACGCTCGGGGCGTATTTGGCCAGAGGAGGCTTTGGGGAATTGAATGCCAACCCGTTCCGCCATGAAGTGCTGGGCCTGACTTACCTCAGCGAAAATGGACCTGTGGAGGCGGGGGGCATCGTGGTGAAGAACGTCAGCGGTTATGACCTGACCCGTCTGGTGATTGGCTCTGGAGTCAATGCTTTCCAGAGTGCCAACTTGCGTTTGCGCCCCGAGAAGGCCAGTCAGGTGTACCGCACCACAGACCGCCTTGATTTCCAGATCCTCAAAGCACAGGGTTGGACATTTTCATGGCGCACCTCTGCCCACACTTATGTGGAGGGGGATTTGCCCTGCCCAGCAGGTTTTGAGCCCATCGATTTCTGCATGGATGTGCCCACCGAAGATGTGCGGGGTCCCCTCAACCTCAAACCCGAGCAGAACGACCTGACCCGCAAAGTGCTCGGGGTTCTGGGATTGCAAGAGGCCTGA
- a CDS encoding tetratricopeptide repeat protein — MTDSKTPLDWRESIQSGNFEQAEGRIRALELVGEYHPEMLAAVQAMIALLGAVRSKQFLKALRQVPNLEPLREFLSPEALKGAIENLQQTEDKEINQPEELTRVLQQALDNPYTRAEALNRIGVLHVRLKDAVQARVHFDQAIQADPKHFRAITNLGNLALEAGNNQEAESLYKRALELNPEYHLAHNNLAVLQRKQKRIGDSIKSLKKSQRFEQRAISEKAREESRAQPSTVKFGVIAFYILIAVVVVFLFVQR, encoded by the coding sequence ATGACCGACAGCAAGACCCCGCTGGACTGGCGGGAGTCCATTCAATCCGGCAATTTCGAGCAAGCAGAAGGCAGAATCCGCGCACTGGAACTGGTGGGGGAGTACCACCCAGAGATGCTGGCAGCGGTGCAGGCCATGATCGCGTTGCTGGGTGCCGTGCGCTCCAAACAGTTCTTGAAAGCCCTCAGACAGGTTCCCAACCTTGAACCTTTGCGCGAGTTTCTTTCGCCTGAAGCCCTCAAGGGGGCCATCGAAAACCTGCAACAGACCGAAGACAAAGAGATCAACCAGCCTGAAGAACTGACCCGCGTGTTGCAGCAGGCTCTGGACAACCCTTACACCCGGGCCGAAGCCCTCAACCGCATTGGGGTGTTGCATGTGCGCCTGAAAGATGCCGTGCAGGCCAGAGTGCACTTCGATCAGGCAATTCAGGCGGACCCCAAACACTTCCGGGCCATCACCAACCTCGGGAATCTGGCTCTGGAAGCTGGAAACAACCAGGAGGCCGAAAGTCTTTACAAAAGGGCGTTGGAACTCAATCCCGAGTACCACCTTGCGCACAACAATCTGGCGGTTTTGCAGCGCAAACAGAAACGCATTGGGGATTCCATCAAGTCCCTCAAGAAAAGCCAGCGGTTTGAACAGCGGGCCATCAGCGAAAAAGCTCGCGAGGAAAGCCGTGCCCAGCCGTCCACCGTCAAATTCGGGGTGATTGCTTTTTACATCCTGATTGCCGTGGTGGTGGTGTTCCTGTTCGTGCAGAGGTAA
- a CDS encoding right-handed parallel beta-helix repeat-containing protein, with the protein MQRLFLPLLLLLALLFQTASAQVTRSFSPRFSTTDTGNIQVIGNTLMTCSTTTGTNAAQCVNARNRTANSGSQLNNNNQYISTYVDVDTTDTPTFNNSSTADLTLPNNATVLWAGLYWAARDSGANTARGQLRFKAPGGSYSTLSANQTDANGNDYQSFVDVTNQVRNAGSGTYTIGGVRASVGGSDQYAVWGLVVVYRDPAQLQPRSLTVFDGYQTISGTGTGTISVTGFTTPLQGTINTEIGVMGYEGDQDFTGDQLSIGRTSSTFQPLTDAVNPSGNTFNSTISRGGATFTAKNPNYNNNLGVDVDFFTLSGSSNPLQNGDKTAYFNFTTNGDTYYTGVLTFATDIYQPDMKTTKGVTDLNGGNIATGDQLEYVINLKNEGLGQATLVTLSDAIPDNTSYVAGSIKIDGATMTDTNADDRAEYGLFCPNNAGTPNSVNCIRVRAGTGANGSTGGTFNFSNATEVRFRVTINAGVTTGTNIYNRASINYNTLITNQTYSIASSSATVVVQVGAQLSYQISGKVFTDMNYGGGAGRNTTVGGISGRGSARIEVYDSNGNAVDIDTATTGIQYSTTTNGAGDYFLNLPLGTYKVRVVNNTVTSPRTGYVSGLLPVQTYRTDASGFTVTPVTNKVGGEDPSKVDAGSNTSTAVLSSLTTSTETAQSVSTITVTSYDFNGVDFGFNFDTIVNTNPSGQGSLAQFIINSNALGDESSLAQVGSRINSAGVTESLPAGVENSIFMIPAAQLNNNVAVINLTSTQTISGPNTSLDATTQTVNIGNNNNVNLGTGTTVGSTAVAFNQVPGPEVRISGARSLTQGLLVTGSNVQIRGLALYGFGSGDSTTPNGALQVQASNTSIQLNVFGTPANALTDPGSGSRTQSALLLANNSSGLSVTRNIFAYSGGYGVYLSGTTSGSFTGNEIRNNAIEYPSIAAFTNAGTGAVTLTQNRIANNRGAGIGIRSGTASIQQSTIDSNVLDQTGVLAGVRLMSSGNTLSQSVVTNNLGTGVLVTAGASNNTISQNLIYDNSALGIDLRTDSTSLLAGDGVTPNDSLYNATAANQTIDYPTLTYAVLTGNSLEIKGQVGKTSSPVAGTFIIEVFLADNNPANQNGAIETGDGLLVPHGEASRYLGNCTTASNGTFNCFLTVTGLTTTDTVTLTSTLATYGTSEFSANQQLIAGRTISGSVYEDVDANRVKTNPENWTGGSTVYVNLLQNSAVYKTFTVNAGTGAYSFTALPPGSYTVIVTGSAAGTTPATPSGFILMSPTPAQVSATIAGTDVTDVNFGYFKGIRISGVVFRDDGRTGGTANNALQDGQEAGMGNIKVTATSGSNTRDALTDGSGRYTLYLGTAFAGTAVTVSHPERPATGTNLANASVSLASSFTDPNASRRILTLALGSVQDTLNFGVVRPSVIRSNQSQQAFSPSTIEYIHEYQPGTLGTTTFTVTGALRYQVYRDLNCDGTFSDTEKATSGNLWTVSSSWPRDVDGSLSSCNVLVRVLVPSNLPAGTTDTATVQANLLWTGPAVTDAVSVKDTTTIQSATGGQLKLTKEVRNVSTGGTFGSTAPATVGQVLEYKISYTNLGLANVSKVILSDPVPRETTVVPDVFGSAEVRLFCPNGNSFDLAAENATTITVALDFICGSGTVVKPGESGYFLYRVQLK; encoded by the coding sequence ATGCAAAGACTTTTTCTTCCCCTGCTTTTGTTGTTGGCTTTGTTGTTTCAGACCGCCAGTGCACAGGTCACCCGCAGTTTCTCACCCCGTTTTTCCACCACCGACACCGGCAACATCCAGGTGATTGGCAACACCCTGATGACCTGTTCCACCACCACCGGAACCAATGCGGCCCAGTGTGTGAATGCCCGCAACCGCACCGCCAACAGCGGTTCACAACTCAACAACAACAACCAGTACATCAGCACTTATGTGGACGTGGACACCACAGACACCCCCACCTTCAACAACTCTTCCACGGCAGACCTGACCCTGCCCAACAATGCCACGGTGTTGTGGGCCGGTCTTTACTGGGCGGCTCGGGACAGCGGAGCCAACACCGCCCGTGGACAGTTGAGGTTCAAAGCACCCGGGGGAAGTTACAGCACATTGAGCGCCAACCAGACGGACGCAAACGGCAACGATTACCAATCCTTTGTGGATGTCACCAATCAGGTTCGCAATGCAGGGTCAGGCACCTACACCATCGGTGGGGTGCGGGCCAGTGTGGGCGGAAGCGACCAGTACGCGGTGTGGGGTCTGGTGGTGGTTTACCGTGACCCGGCACAACTGCAACCCAGAAGCCTGACGGTGTTTGATGGGTACCAGACCATCAGCGGCACCGGCACAGGCACCATTTCGGTGACAGGATTCACCACCCCTCTGCAAGGAACCATCAACACCGAGATCGGGGTGATGGGGTATGAGGGGGATCAGGATTTCACAGGCGACCAGCTCAGCATCGGAAGGACCAGCAGCACCTTCCAGCCCCTGACGGATGCTGTCAACCCCTCTGGCAACACCTTCAACAGCACCATCTCCAGAGGGGGCGCAACCTTCACCGCCAAAAACCCCAACTACAACAACAACCTCGGGGTGGATGTGGACTTCTTCACCCTCTCTGGGAGCAGCAACCCTTTACAGAACGGGGACAAAACCGCGTACTTCAATTTCACCACCAACGGGGACACCTATTACACCGGGGTGTTGACGTTTGCCACCGACATTTACCAGCCGGACATGAAAACCACCAAGGGGGTCACCGATCTGAACGGAGGCAACATTGCCACCGGCGACCAACTGGAATACGTGATCAACCTGAAAAATGAAGGGCTGGGGCAGGCCACACTGGTCACCCTCAGCGACGCCATTCCAGACAACACCAGTTATGTGGCTGGCAGCATCAAAATCGATGGAGCCACCATGACCGACACCAACGCAGATGACCGTGCCGAATACGGTCTTTTCTGTCCGAACAATGCAGGCACGCCCAACAGCGTCAACTGCATTCGGGTGCGGGCAGGGACCGGAGCCAACGGCAGCACCGGGGGAACCTTCAATTTCAGCAATGCCACAGAAGTGCGCTTTCGGGTCACCATCAATGCAGGGGTGACCACAGGCACCAACATCTACAACCGGGCCAGCATCAATTACAACACCCTGATCACCAATCAGACCTACTCGATTGCCTCCAGCAGTGCCACAGTGGTGGTGCAGGTGGGTGCCCAGCTCAGTTACCAGATCTCGGGCAAAGTCTTCACCGACATGAATTACGGCGGGGGTGCCGGACGCAACACCACCGTTGGAGGCATCTCTGGACGTGGAAGCGCACGGATTGAGGTGTACGACAGCAACGGAAACGCTGTGGACATCGACACCGCCACCACAGGCATCCAGTACAGCACCACCACCAACGGTGCAGGCGACTACTTCCTGAACCTGCCGCTGGGCACCTACAAAGTGAGGGTGGTCAACAACACCGTCACCAGCCCGAGAACAGGATACGTGTCGGGTTTGTTGCCTGTGCAAACCTACCGCACAGACGCTTCCGGGTTCACGGTCACCCCGGTCACCAACAAAGTGGGGGGTGAAGACCCCAGCAAAGTGGACGCAGGGAGCAACACCAGCACCGCTGTGCTGTCCAGCCTGACCACTTCAACAGAAACCGCCCAGTCGGTCAGCACCATCACCGTGACCAGTTACGACTTTAATGGGGTGGATTTCGGCTTCAATTTTGACACCATTGTGAACACCAACCCGAGCGGTCAGGGTTCTCTGGCCCAGTTCATCATCAACTCCAATGCACTGGGAGATGAAAGTTCTCTGGCACAGGTGGGTTCGCGCATCAACAGTGCAGGGGTGACAGAAAGCCTGCCTGCTGGCGTGGAAAACAGCATTTTCATGATTCCAGCAGCCCAGCTCAACAACAATGTTGCCGTGATCAACCTGACCTCAACCCAGACCATTTCCGGGCCAAACACCTCTCTGGATGCCACCACCCAGACGGTCAACATTGGGAACAACAACAATGTGAATCTGGGAACAGGAACCACGGTGGGCAGCACAGCGGTGGCCTTCAATCAGGTGCCCGGACCAGAGGTTCGCATCTCTGGAGCCCGCAGCCTCACACAAGGGCTGCTGGTGACCGGAAGCAACGTGCAAATCCGAGGTCTGGCCCTGTACGGTTTTGGCTCTGGAGACAGCACCACCCCCAACGGTGCCCTGCAGGTGCAGGCCAGCAACACCAGCATCCAGCTGAATGTGTTTGGGACCCCGGCCAATGCCCTGACCGATCCGGGCTCAGGAAGCCGCACCCAATCTGCCTTGCTCTTGGCGAACAACAGCAGTGGCCTGAGTGTGACCCGCAACATTTTTGCGTACTCGGGTGGATATGGGGTGTACCTCTCCGGGACCACCAGTGGGAGCTTCACCGGAAACGAAATCCGCAACAATGCCATCGAATACCCGAGCATTGCAGCATTCACCAACGCTGGTACAGGGGCTGTCACCCTGACCCAGAACCGGATTGCCAACAACCGGGGCGCCGGGATTGGCATTCGTTCAGGAACCGCCAGCATCCAGCAAAGCACCATCGACAGCAACGTGCTGGACCAGACCGGGGTACTGGCCGGGGTGCGCTTGATGTCCAGCGGAAACACCCTTTCTCAGAGCGTGGTCACCAACAACCTCGGGACGGGCGTGCTGGTCACCGCAGGTGCGAGCAACAACACCATCAGCCAGAACCTGATTTACGACAACAGTGCTCTGGGCATTGACCTGCGCACAGACAGCACCAGTTTGCTGGCCGGAGATGGGGTCACACCCAACGACAGCCTGTACAACGCCACCGCAGCGAACCAGACCATCGATTACCCCACCCTGACCTATGCGGTGCTGACTGGAAACAGTCTGGAAATCAAAGGGCAGGTGGGCAAAACCAGCAGTCCGGTGGCAGGCACCTTCATCATTGAAGTGTTTCTGGCAGACAACAACCCGGCCAACCAGAACGGAGCCATCGAAACCGGAGATGGACTGTTGGTGCCCCACGGTGAGGCCTCACGGTACCTCGGAAATTGCACCACCGCTTCGAATGGGACCTTCAATTGCTTCCTGACCGTGACTGGCCTGACCACCACGGACACGGTGACCCTGACCAGCACCCTCGCCACCTACGGCACCTCCGAGTTCAGCGCCAACCAGCAACTGATTGCTGGACGGACAATCTCTGGCAGCGTCTACGAAGATGTGGATGCCAACCGGGTCAAAACCAACCCCGAGAACTGGACGGGGGGCAGCACCGTGTATGTGAACCTGCTGCAAAACAGTGCCGTGTACAAAACCTTCACAGTCAATGCAGGAACGGGTGCCTACAGCTTCACCGCCCTGCCCCCCGGCAGTTATACCGTGATTGTGACTGGAAGTGCGGCTGGTACCACACCAGCAACCCCATCAGGCTTCATCCTGATGTCCCCCACTCCTGCACAGGTGTCTGCCACCATCGCAGGGACAGACGTGACCGATGTGAATTTCGGGTACTTCAAAGGCATTCGCATTTCAGGTGTGGTGTTCCGCGACGATGGACGCACCGGAGGCACCGCCAACAATGCCCTGCAAGACGGGCAAGAAGCTGGAATGGGCAACATCAAAGTGACTGCCACCAGCGGAAGCAACACCCGAGACGCCCTGACCGACGGCTCTGGACGCTACACCCTGTACCTTGGCACAGCCTTTGCAGGAACCGCTGTGACGGTCAGCCACCCAGAGCGCCCAGCCACCGGCACCAACCTTGCGAATGCATCGGTCAGTCTGGCCAGCAGTTTCACCGATCCCAACGCTTCCAGACGCATCCTGACCCTTGCTCTGGGAAGCGTGCAGGACACCCTGAACTTCGGGGTGGTGCGGCCCAGCGTGATCCGGAGCAACCAGAGCCAGCAGGCTTTCAGTCCCAGCACCATCGAGTACATCCACGAATACCAGCCCGGCACCCTCGGGACCACCACCTTCACCGTGACCGGAGCCCTGCGCTATCAGGTGTACCGCGACCTGAACTGTGACGGCACCTTCTCCGACACCGAGAAAGCCACCTCTGGAAACCTCTGGACCGTGAGCAGCAGTTGGCCCAGAGATGTGGATGGCAGCCTTTCCAGCTGCAACGTGCTGGTTCGGGTGCTGGTTCCCTCCAACCTGCCTGCTGGCACCACCGACACCGCCACCGTGCAGGCCAACCTGCTCTGGACCGGCCCTGCAGTCACCGATGCGGTCAGCGTGAAAGACACCACCACCATCCAGAGTGCCACCGGCGGTCAACTGAAACTGACCAAAGAAGTGCGCAACGTCAGCACGGGCGGCACCTTCGGCAGCACCGCACCTGCCACTGTGGGTCAGGTGCTGGAATACAAAATCAGCTACACCAATCTGGGATTGGCCAATGTGTCGAAAGTGATCCTCTCCGATCCTGTCCCCAGAGAAACCACTGTGGTGCCCGACGTGTTTGGTTCAGCCGAAGTGCGACTGTTCTGCCCCAATGGCAACAGCTTCGATCTGGCCGCAGAGAACGCCACCACCATCACCGTTGCGCTGGACTTCATTTGTGGATCGGGAACTGTGGTGAAACCCGGAGAATCGGGTTACTTCCTGTACCGTGTGCAACTGAAGTGA
- a CDS encoding response regulator transcription factor, translating to MSVPQRSQPRILIVEDSVAQSMMMQSYLKGQEYQVLIARTGQSALEQVAQADLVILDVILPDMSGYEVLSYIREHQLRVKVIMLSTLSDTPFKVRGLRSGADDYLGKPFDLTELEARIQALLRQNFNPLEATTGQMRLSKVDQSVHIGTQKIELSKQETELLWYMMEHPEKPHSRQALLDNVWGRDFQGGERIIDVMMVALRKKLGNRVIQTVRGVGYQLHPEEAGKA from the coding sequence ATGTCCGTTCCCCAACGTTCCCAACCCCGCATTCTGATTGTGGAAGACAGCGTGGCCCAGTCCATGATGATGCAATCTTATTTGAAAGGCCAGGAGTATCAGGTGCTGATTGCCCGCACCGGACAATCGGCTCTGGAACAGGTGGCCCAAGCCGACCTGGTGATTCTGGATGTGATTTTGCCAGACATGAGCGGTTACGAAGTCCTCTCTTACATCCGTGAGCACCAGTTGCGCGTCAAGGTGATCATGCTCAGCACCCTTTCTGACACCCCCTTCAAGGTGAGGGGTCTGCGCAGTGGTGCCGACGATTACCTTGGAAAGCCCTTTGACCTGACTGAATTGGAAGCCCGCATTCAGGCCCTTTTGCGCCAGAATTTCAACCCGCTGGAAGCCACCACCGGCCAGATGCGCCTCAGCAAAGTGGACCAGAGCGTGCACATTGGCACCCAGAAAATCGAACTGTCCAAGCAGGAAACCGAACTGCTCTGGTACATGATGGAACACCCCGAGAAACCCCACTCCAGACAGGCTTTGCTGGACAACGTGTGGGGCCGGGATTTTCAGGGCGGTGAGCGCATCATTGATGTGATGATGGTGGCCCTGCGCAAAAAACTGGGCAACCGGGTGATCCAGACGGTGCGGGGTGTTGGCTATCAGTTGCACCCTGAAGAAGCCGGAAAAGCCTGA
- a CDS encoding ImmA/IrrE family metallo-endopeptidase, with amino-acid sequence MDPKPQHKARMRELALDFARTHQARDLYSLGEAAGTKLVFMDLGERDGAYDPEHKAIIINNTRDLNRQKFTLAHEIAHALLLDDDDLLSDIHEDFEGDSLEQVIEKLCDWGAANILIEPETLQEVLNRHGISAQGVMDLSRKAHISLRSAMVAIAEQAQNPTLIVLFQPAAPQKPLVVNFTAQNAAFKYTLTPGQVLVQDHPVQVSFETRLPLEEDSYVPFASGKKMPAHLTTYPEKMRVLAVFKTP; translated from the coding sequence ATGGACCCCAAACCCCAGCACAAAGCCCGCATGCGTGAACTGGCCCTCGACTTTGCCCGAACCCATCAGGCCAGAGACCTGTACAGCCTTGGTGAGGCAGCAGGCACCAAACTGGTGTTCATGGACCTCGGAGAGCGCGATGGGGCCTACGATCCTGAGCACAAGGCCATCATCATCAACAACACCAGAGACCTGAACCGCCAGAAATTCACGCTGGCCCACGAAATCGCCCATGCCCTCTTGCTCGATGACGATGACCTCCTCAGCGACATCCACGAAGACTTTGAAGGGGACAGTCTGGAGCAGGTCATCGAGAAACTCTGTGACTGGGGAGCGGCCAACATCCTGATCGAGCCAGAAACCCTGCAAGAGGTGCTGAACCGGCATGGCATCAGTGCGCAGGGGGTGATGGACCTCTCGCGCAAAGCCCACATCAGTTTGCGCAGTGCGATGGTGGCCATTGCAGAGCAAGCCCAAAACCCCACCCTGATTGTGCTGTTTCAGCCTGCTGCGCCCCAGAAACCTCTGGTGGTCAATTTCACAGCTCAGAATGCGGCCTTCAAGTACACCCTGACCCCCGGACAGGTGCTGGTGCAGGACCACCCAGTGCAGGTCAGCTTTGAAACCCGCCTGCCTCTGGAAGAAGACTCTTACGTGCCCTTTGCCAGTGGCAAGAAAATGCCTGCCCACCTCACCACTTACCCCGAGAAAATGCGGGTTCTGGCGGTCTTCAAGACCCCCTGA